GTCCCACGTGTGGATCTACAAGCTGCCGGAGCCGAAGGAACTGCGCGACCAGACGGTGCGGGCGACGCAGTTCACCGTCCAGTACGCGGACGGGCCCCGCAACGCCGAGGCGCTGATGGTCCATCCGAAGACCGGCCGCGTCTACATCGCCGAGAAGAACGAGGACGGCGGCGGCCTCTACGAAGGGCCCGAGAACCTGTCCGCGTCCGGCACGAACGTCTTCCGCCGCGTCTCCGGGATCGACCTGTGGGTGACGGACGGCGCGTTCTCACCCGACGGTAAGCACCTCGCCCTGCGCGGCTACTTCGGCGGGATCTCGTACGCCTGGAAGGACGGAAAGCCCGAGCGCGACGGGCAGTTGAACGTGCCGATGCAGCCGCAGGGCGAGTCCGTCACCTACACCGCCGACGGCAAGACGCTGCTCTACGGGAGCGAGGGCAGGGGCAGCTCGGTGGAGCCCGTACAGGCCGAGGACGGGTCGGGCGGAGACTCGAAGTCGCCCTCGGCGGACGGCGATTCGGGCGACGGGCGCATCCACACGGGCCTCAGTGCGAGCGCGGTCGGAATCATCGCCGTGGTGATCGCCGTGTTCGGGATCGGCCGGCTGCTGCGCCGGCCCAAGAAGTAGTCACTCCTCGACGACCCGTACTTCGTAGTGCAGCGTCCTGTCCCGCTGCACCTTGTGCGCCAGCGGGACCGCGACGCCGTGCATCACCGGGTGCTTGTGACGGAGCAGTCTCGCCGCGTGCTTCGCCTCCTCGCCGCCCTCGTCGAGAAGCCGGACCCGGGCCTTGAACTCGGGGCCCGTGGGGGCGCCGCGCAGGGTGGAGGGGGCGATCTCCACCTCGGGGTTGCGGCGCAGACGCTTGACCTTCCACGCCTTGCCGTACGTGCGGAAGTACGCGTGGTCACCCTCGACGACGAGGTTCACGGGGGTGCCGACGCCCGTGCCGTCCTTCTTGTGGGACGTGAGCAGGACCGTGTACTGCTTGACCAGGGGTGCGAGCACCGGGCTCGTCGGTTCAGTCGTCATCCCTCCATAGAGGCACTCCGCGGCCCTCCTGTCACCCTTTACGCCTAACGCCGATGGGGCGCCCGGCGTAGTGCCGGGCGCCCCATCGGCGTAGAACTGGTGTGACTAGAGCTTCTCGATCACGTAGTCGATGCACTTCGTCAGCGCCTCGACGTCCGCCGGGTCGATCGCCGGGAACATCGCGACGCGCAGCTGGTTGCGGCCCAGCTTGCGGTACGGCTCCGTGTCGACGATGCCGT
The DNA window shown above is from Streptomyces sp. NBC_01445 and carries:
- a CDS encoding WD40 repeat domain-containing protein — its product is MRSFLGAAGAAVVLAFGATAPAVADDPGSDGFTIKDPRITESSGLAASRLHPGIYWTHNDSSDGAYLYAVDGRTGETVATLTLTGVGAPRDVEAISIGPDNNLYVGDIGDNLGGKWSHVWIYKLPEPKELRDQTVRATQFTVQYADGPRNAEALMVHPKTGRVYIAEKNEDGGGLYEGPENLSASGTNVFRRVSGIDLWVTDGAFSPDGKHLALRGYFGGISYAWKDGKPERDGQLNVPMQPQGESVTYTADGKTLLYGSEGRGSSVEPVQAEDGSGGDSKSPSADGDSGDGRIHTGLSASAVGIIAVVIAVFGIGRLLRRPKK
- a CDS encoding PPOX class F420-dependent oxidoreductase, producing the protein MTTEPTSPVLAPLVKQYTVLLTSHKKDGTGVGTPVNLVVEGDHAYFRTYGKAWKVKRLRRNPEVEIAPSTLRGAPTGPEFKARVRLLDEGGEEAKHAARLLRHKHPVMHGVAVPLAHKVQRDRTLHYEVRVVEE